In one Methylocaldum szegediense genomic region, the following are encoded:
- a CDS encoding HesA/MoeB/ThiF family protein, translated as MDDHQLLRYSRQILLPQFDVEGQEKLLNSRALIIGLGGLGSPAAMYLAAAGVGNLVLNDYDVVDLSNLQRQIAHSTENVGEAKTASARKTLERLNPDVRVTEITDRLDGSQLEEAVAQADVVLDCSDNFVTRFAVNTACVKNRTPLISGAVIRFEGQLAVFTPGIENSPCYNCLYANHGELAESCAQSGILAPLPGIIGSLQALEAIKVLTGVGETLRGRLLLFDALRMEWHQMILKRNPKCPTCGEPA; from the coding sequence ATGGACGATCATCAGCTTTTACGTTACAGCCGACAGATTCTATTGCCTCAGTTCGATGTCGAGGGTCAAGAAAAACTCCTGAACTCTCGCGCCCTCATCATCGGGCTCGGCGGTCTCGGCTCACCCGCCGCCATGTATCTGGCCGCGGCTGGTGTCGGCAACCTCGTGCTGAACGATTACGACGTCGTGGACCTCTCCAATCTTCAGCGACAAATCGCGCACAGCACAGAAAACGTCGGCGAAGCGAAAACGGCATCGGCGCGCAAAACCCTCGAACGGCTCAATCCTGACGTGCGAGTCACCGAAATCACCGACCGTCTGGATGGCTCGCAATTAGAGGAAGCAGTGGCACAGGCCGATGTCGTGCTGGACTGTTCCGATAATTTCGTGACGCGTTTCGCCGTCAACACTGCCTGCGTAAAAAACCGAACCCCGCTGATATCAGGAGCGGTGATCCGCTTTGAAGGCCAGCTCGCGGTGTTTACGCCGGGCATTGAGAACAGTCCCTGTTACAACTGCCTTTACGCCAATCACGGCGAACTCGCGGAAAGCTGCGCACAAAGCGGCATTCTCGCCCCGCTTCCTGGTATCATCGGCAGCCTTCAGGCACTAGAGGCGATAAAAGTTCTCACCGGCGTCGGCGAGACGCTGCGCGGAAGATTGTTGTTGTTCGACGCACTACGCATGGAATGGCATCAAATGATCCTGAAAAGAAATCCGAAATGCCCGACCTGCGGAGAACCAGCCTAA
- the pqqA gene encoding pyrroloquinoline quinone precursor peptide PqqA, with protein MRWEKPSYKDLRFGFEVTMYIYNR; from the coding sequence ATGAGATGGGAAAAACCGAGCTACAAAGACCTTCGCTTCGGCTTCGAGGTTACGATGTACATTTACAACCGCTAA
- the pqqB gene encoding pyrroloquinoline quinone biosynthesis protein PqqB, giving the protein MKVRVLGSGAGGGFPQWNCNCRNCSGLRRGQINARSRTQSSIAVSSDNENWVLFNASPDIRTQLEAFTAAHPKHGIRDSGIKAILLIDSQIDHTTGLLTLRESTRPLEIYCSEMVKQDLSTGFPLFKMLEHYCGVNHHSTPLDGSGFTISGIDDLRFYTHSLKSKAPPYSPHRHDPHAGDNIGVVVEQISSGRKLYYAPGLGEIEPHVLAAMQQADCVLVDGTFWQEDEMSRAGICDKRARDMGHLPQSGSDGMIEVLKNVPKARKILIHINNTNPILDEDSPERKTLTDVGIEVAYDGMEIDL; this is encoded by the coding sequence ATGAAAGTCCGAGTGTTGGGTTCCGGCGCTGGCGGCGGTTTCCCGCAGTGGAACTGTAACTGTCGCAATTGTTCCGGGCTGAGACGCGGTCAAATCAACGCTCGATCGCGCACTCAGTCGTCGATCGCAGTCAGTAGCGATAACGAGAACTGGGTGCTGTTCAATGCTTCGCCGGACATCCGCACCCAACTCGAAGCCTTCACGGCCGCCCATCCCAAGCACGGTATCCGTGACAGCGGCATCAAAGCCATTCTTTTGATCGACAGCCAGATCGATCACACCACCGGGCTGCTGACACTGCGCGAGTCCACCCGGCCCTTGGAGATTTACTGTAGCGAGATGGTAAAACAGGATCTGTCAACGGGATTCCCGTTGTTCAAGATGCTGGAACACTATTGCGGGGTCAACCACCACAGCACACCTTTGGACGGCAGCGGTTTCACGATCTCCGGGATTGACGATCTGAGGTTCTACACCCATTCGCTAAAAAGCAAAGCGCCGCCTTATTCGCCTCATCGCCACGATCCGCACGCAGGGGACAATATCGGTGTCGTCGTCGAACAAATTTCTTCGGGCAGGAAACTTTATTATGCGCCTGGACTCGGAGAGATAGAGCCTCACGTTCTCGCTGCCATGCAGCAGGCTGACTGCGTGCTGGTCGACGGAACGTTCTGGCAAGAAGACGAAATGAGTCGCGCCGGTATCTGCGACAAACGCGCCCGCGACATGGGACACTTACCCCAGTCGGGTTCGGATGGCATGATCGAAGTGCTCAAAAATGTGCCCAAAGCACGCAAGATTTTGATTCATATCAATAACACCAACCCGATCCTGGACGAAGATTCGCCCGAGCGAAAAACCCTTACCGACGTGGGCATCGAAGTCGCCTACGATGGCATGGAAATCGACCTGTGA
- the pqqC gene encoding pyrroloquinoline-quinone synthase PqqC, whose protein sequence is MSDSTPWTREEFEAKLRAKEAYYHIHHPYHVLMAEGKLNKEQIQGWVANRFYYQIKIPVKDAAILANCPDRETRRQWIQRIHDHDGWGEDAGGIEAWTRLGIAVGIPREELWSLKRVLPGVRFAVDAYVNFARQATWQEAACSSLTELFAPTIHKQRLSGWPDLYPWIDQEGLAYFRKRVNQASRDVEHGLAITLDYFKTREQQERALEILQFKLDILWTMLDAMYLAYIENKPPYFNIKP, encoded by the coding sequence ATGAGCGATTCGACACCCTGGACCCGAGAAGAATTCGAAGCCAAATTGCGTGCGAAAGAAGCGTATTACCACATCCATCACCCGTACCATGTGCTCATGGCCGAGGGTAAGCTCAACAAGGAGCAAATTCAGGGATGGGTTGCCAACCGCTTCTACTATCAAATCAAGATTCCGGTCAAAGACGCGGCCATTCTGGCGAATTGCCCTGATCGCGAAACGCGCCGCCAATGGATACAGCGCATACACGACCATGACGGCTGGGGCGAGGACGCCGGCGGTATCGAAGCCTGGACACGACTCGGCATCGCCGTCGGGATTCCCCGTGAGGAACTGTGGTCGTTAAAGCGTGTGCTGCCCGGAGTGCGCTTCGCCGTGGACGCTTACGTCAATTTCGCGCGGCAGGCGACCTGGCAGGAAGCGGCGTGCTCATCGCTGACCGAGTTATTCGCGCCGACGATTCACAAGCAGCGCCTATCCGGCTGGCCGGACTTGTATCCGTGGATCGACCAGGAGGGCCTCGCCTATTTCAGGAAACGGGTGAACCAAGCCAGCCGTGACGTGGAACACGGCCTAGCCATAACGCTGGACTACTTCAAGACGCGTGAGCAACAGGAACGCGCCCTGGAAATCCTGCAGTTCAAGCTGGACATCCTATGGACTATGCTCGACGCGATGTATTTGGCCTACATCGAAAACAAGCCGCCCTATTTCAACATCAAGCCTTGA
- a CDS encoding TetR/AcrR family transcriptional regulator has product MARRSDHSRDEIREMALNATKTIVEREGAAALSTRKIANEIGYTVGSLYLVFANLDDLIFQVNARTLSELAAELDRAAARSNTPKAALVELGLAYFRFATSNLGRWELIFGRGSPAANASPEWYRNRIPVLFDRVERLLVQLAPSRKPGEVALAARALWGGVHGICTLALTDKLGIAGLSDAEPLLTTLIETFLSGWMQRS; this is encoded by the coding sequence ATGGCCAGACGAAGTGACCATAGCCGCGATGAGATTCGCGAGATGGCTTTGAACGCCACGAAAACCATTGTCGAACGGGAAGGCGCGGCGGCCCTCAGCACCCGTAAGATCGCGAACGAAATCGGCTATACCGTCGGCAGCCTCTATCTGGTTTTCGCGAACCTCGACGATCTGATCTTCCAGGTAAATGCTCGAACCTTATCCGAACTGGCCGCCGAACTCGACCGGGCCGCCGCCCGAAGCAACACCCCTAAGGCTGCCTTGGTGGAATTGGGCCTTGCATATTTCCGGTTTGCCACATCGAATCTCGGGCGTTGGGAGCTCATTTTCGGACGCGGCTCACCCGCCGCAAACGCCTCACCCGAGTGGTATCGAAACCGCATCCCCGTCTTGTTCGATCGGGTTGAGCGGCTGCTTGTACAGCTCGCCCCTAGCCGAAAACCGGGCGAGGTTGCCTTGGCCGCCCGAGCACTCTGGGGAGGCGTACACGGCATCTGTACCCTGGCGCTTACCGACAAACTCGGCATCGCCGGTCTTTCCGACGCCGAACCTCTTTTGACTACGCTCATCGAAACCTTTTTGTCGGGGTGGATGCAGCGAAGTTAA
- the pqqD gene encoding pyrroloquinoline quinone biosynthesis peptide chaperone PqqD, which yields MALDSKSFFAFSPLHRLQWEEAQQRYVILYPEGLVELNLSAAEILKLCDGTRDLDTIVSELEAKFETSGLRDDISELLQSALDNGWIRQIPRQ from the coding sequence ATGGCCCTAGACTCGAAAAGTTTTTTTGCCTTCTCGCCCTTACATCGACTGCAATGGGAGGAAGCCCAACAGCGGTACGTGATTCTTTATCCTGAAGGACTGGTTGAATTGAACCTGTCTGCTGCTGAAATCCTCAAGTTATGCGACGGCACGCGAGATTTGGACACCATCGTCTCCGAGCTAGAAGCCAAATTCGAAACGAGCGGTCTAAGGGACGATATTTCCGAACTCCTGCAATCTGCCTTAGATAATGGCTGGATCAGACAAATTCCCCGTCAGTAG